The DNA region ACATCAAAAGTACCACCACCTAAGTCATAAACTAAGATAGTATGGTCATCTGATTTATCTATTCCATAGGCTAAAGCCGCAGCTGTAGGCTCGTTGATTATTCTTAGAACTTCTAAACCTGCTATTTTACCTGCATCTTTAGTAGCTTGTCTTTGACTGTCCGTAAAATAAGCTGGTACTGTGATTACAGCTTGTGTTACTTTTTCTCCAAGGTATTTTTCAGCATCTTCTTTTAATTTTTGCAATATCATTGCCGAAAGCTCTTGTGGCGTATATTCTTTACCTGCTTTATTTTCTTTATAAGTAGTGCCCATATGTCTTTTGATAGAAATAACTGTTCCCTCTGGATTTGAAACAGCTTGTCTTTTAGCTAATTGCCCAATTAAAGTTTCTCCCGTTTTAGAAAAACCAATTACGGATGGAGTAGTTCTTGCTCCTTCCGGATTAGGAATTACTACCGCTTCTCCACCTTCCATTACAGCAACACATGAATTTGTTGTCCCTAAGTCTATACCTATTACTTTTGCCATTTTAAATATCCCCCTCTAAATACTCATAAATAAAATTTTTTAACCTACTACTTTAACTTTAGAATGACGCACTACTTTATTTTTATAGCGATAGCCTTCTTCGAAAACCATTTCAATACTTCCTTCTTCTAAATCTGGATTATCACCTCGCATCATAGCTTCATGAAGTTCTGGATCAAATTTTCCCTCAGTAACAATTTTCTCAACACCAATATTGGTAAATGCTTGCTCAAATTGCTTCAAAATCATATCCAAACCGGTTTTGATATTTTCATCAACAGTATTTGGTAAACTATCTTGAGCTCTCTTAAAACTGTCTAAAACTGGTAAGATTTTACTAATTACATCAGCAGTAACAAAAGTGGCTAATTGCTCTCTTTCTTCCTGTGTTCTTCTCTTATAATTATCAAAATCTGCTTTTAGGCGCATAATACTATTTTGTAATTCTTCGACTTTAGAATTATCTTCATCTAGAGCAAAACTTAAATTTTGTTCTTCTGTAGTGGTTTCATTCATTTCTGAATCAGCTATAATTTCTTCTGAAATTTCAGTATTAGCAATGTTTTCTTTGATATCATTTTTTTCTTGCATATCTTCACCCTTAACTTTTTATTTATCGTAAAATTTTCCGTAGATAATTTTCCAGAAAATTCATCACTGCAATTATCTTCGCGTATTCCATCCTCGTCGGGCCTAATACTGCTAATGTACCGGCAAATTGTCCATTTATATTGTAAGTTGCACGAACTACACTACAGTCTTGTATTCCAGAAAATTTATTTTCTGCACCGATGCTAATTTGAATACCAAAGTTTTCGTTAGATGAATTTAAAATATCCTTTAAAAGTCTACGCTCTTCTACGATTTGCAACAACTCACGCACTCGATTAACACTATTAAATTCTGGGTTTTTCAGCATTTGTGTTGTTCCACCAAGATAAACTTTTCCCTCATGGCGTTGCTCATGAATTTGTTTCACCAAATCCAAAAGCCCCTGATGCAAACCTTCATCAAAGACTATATCACGGTATGTCTCTCGAATTGACTGTTGTTGAATGTCTTGCAATGGAATACCTGCAAGCTTAGTAGTAATACGTTGTGCAACACTATCAAGATCACTAAAAGCTACACCTTCAGGCAATTTTACAATACTATTTTCAACTACACCATCTTCTGTTACTAAAAGTAAAATCGCTCGTTGCGAATCTAATGGTAGAAATTTTATGTAGTTAAATTTTATATGATTTTCCTGATATGCGGTGACCACGGACAAATTATTCGTCATTCTAGAAAGTATTTTAGCCGTCAATTGAAAAATTTCATCCATTTGCAGTAATCTTGACTTATACCATTGCTCAATAAGAATTTGTTCATTTTCATTAATTAAGTCTGGTTCCCCTAGTGAATCTACATATAAACGATAACCTTTTGAGGAAGGTATTCTTCCCGCAGATGTATGAGGTTGTTCTAAATATCCCAGGGCTTCCAAATCAGACATTTCATTTCTTATTGTAGCAGGACTAATGCCTAGGGCAAAATTACGTGCAATAGTTCGTGAACCAACAGGTTCTGCAGTAGCTACATAATAATCTACAATCATCTGTAAGATTCTTTTTTTTCTTTCTGTAAGCATCGCATAACACCTCTTACTTTGTTAGCACTCATTTTGTTAGAGTGCTAACACCTGTGTATAAAATAACATTGTTAAATAAAATTGTCAAGAGCAAATTTTATTTAATTAATAAAATCTCTAAAAACTAAATTACTATATTTAAAACCGCGCTCTGTCAGAGCTAAAATGTTTTTTTCAGGAAAAAACAAGAGGCCTGCTTTAAGATGCCTTTCAATTATTTCAGCGTATCTTACTAGTATATCTTCTGAGAACTTGTTGGCATAAGTAATACAGTTTAAGCCTTCAACTAGACGTAAATTCATAAAAATATATTCACTTTGGTAATCGGCAGCAGTTATATTTTCTACTTCACGAATAGTATTGTGAAGATTTGTTTTCAACATAAGATATTCTTCCAATACAAAGGTATTAGTTGCTCTTTTGTGCCCATAAAAAGAGCAAGCACCTAAACCAAACGCAAAGTAATTTCGATAATGCCAGTATACCTTATTGTGCCGGCATTCATAATTTGGTTTAGCAAAATTAGAAATTTCGTATCTTTTAAATCCATTATTCTCTAAAACTCTAGGAATTAAATCATACATTCGCTCTTGGATTAGATCATTTGGCTGGAAATTATCATCTCCAGCCGCTAATTTATAGAAAATAGTGTTTTCTTCTATTTTTAGAGCATAAGCGGAAACATGGGTTGGTTCTAGTTCAATTGCTAGCAGTAAATCTTCATATACATCATAAATACTTTGTTTGGGCAGAGAATTCATTAGATCAATATTAATATTCTTAAAACCTGCTTCTTGTGCCCACAAAATTGCCTGAATAGCTTCCTCTCTGTTATGAATTCTGCCTATATTTCGCAAAAGTTTATTATTAAAACTTTGAACTCCAAAACTAAGACGATTTATGCCTATCTCTTTAAAACCACGTAATTTATCTTTTGAAACAGTACCAGGATTTGCTTCTAAACTAACTTCGCTAAAAGACCACCCGTTGTTTAATAAAGCGCTAAAAATGCTTTCTAGTTGTGTGAGCGACAATAAAGAAGGTGTGCCACCTCCAAAATACAAAGTGGCACCCTCCTCTAAATTTATTTTCGTACTATTTATTTCACAGATAAGACTTTGAACGTATTGCTCAATCAGTTCTTCCTCTTTGTATGTAAAAGATGGAAAATCACAGTAAAAACATTTTTTTAAACAAAAAGGAATATGAATATATATTGCTTGAATCATATTAATCCATTTTTAAAATTGCCATAAAAGCTTCTTGTGGTAGTTCTACACTTCCCACTTGCTTCATGCGTTTTTTCCCTTCTTTTTGTTTTTCTAATAATTTGCGTTTACGACTAATATCGCCACCATAACATTTTGCTAAAACATCTTTGCGCATTGCCTTTACAGTTTCACGAGCAATTACCTTATTGCCAATTGCAGCTTGAATTGGAATTTCAAACATTTGGCGTGGAATTAAAGCTCTAAGTTTTTCAGCTAATTGTCGTCCACGATACTGCGCACTATCACGATGTACAATTGCGGACAAAGCATCCACCGGTTCACCGTTTAATAAAATATCAAGTTTTGCTAATGCTGAAGGCTTGTAGCCAGTTAATTCATAATCTAAAGATGCATAGCCTCTAGTAGCCGATTTCATTCTATCAAAATAATCATAAATAATTTCGCTTAAAGGCAGTAGGTAATGTAACATTACTCTGGCTGTATCAACATAAGTCATATTTTGATATTCCCCACGTTTTTCCTGTGACAACTCCATTACTGCACCTACGTATTCTGAGGGCACAATTATTGTTGCATTTACATAAGGTTCTTCAATGCGATCTATAACTGTAGGGTCAGGCATTTTAGATGGATTATCAATTACCTCCATCTCACCATTAGTTCGATAAACATTATAGATAACGTTTGGTGCTGTTGTTATTAAGCTTAAATTATATTCGCGCTCTAACCGTTCTTTAATAACATCCATATGCAATAACCCCAAAAATCCGCAACGGAAACCAAAACCTAAGGCAATAGAAGTTTCTGGTTCAAAAGATAGGGATGCATCGTTTAATTGTAGTTTTTCTAAAGCGTCTCGTAATGAATCATACTCAGAATTTTCTACAGGATATAGGCCACAAAACACCATTGAGGTGGCTTTTTTATATCCTGGAAGCATTTGAGGTGCGGGGTTATTATTGTCTGTAACAGTATCCCCAACACGGGCATCTTTGACATTTTTTATGCTAGCAGCAAAAAATCCTACTTGACCAACACTTAATTTTTCAACATTAACTAAATTAGGCTTAAACACCCCAACTTCAGTTACTTCAAAAACTTTTTCTGTTGCCATCATTTTGATCTGCATACCTTTTTTTATTTCACCATCCATGACTCTAACATAAAGAATTACTCCTTTATATGCGTCAAAATGTGAATCAAAAACAAGAGCCGTAAGTGGCTGCTGCAAATTCCCTTTGGGTGGCGGTACTCTTTTTACTATAGCTTCAAGAACATCTGCTGTACCCATTCCAGTTTTAGCACTAACTAAAATTGCTTCACTTGCATCAATTCCAATAACTTCTTCAATTTCTTTTTTAACGCGCTCGGGGTCTGCACTTGGCAAATCTATCTTGTTTATTACAGGAATTATTTCCAAGTCATGTTCTAAAGCTAAATATACATTCGCTAAGGTTTGCGCTTCTATCCCTTGTGTTGCATCAACAACTAGCAAAGCTCCTTCACAGGCAGCTAAAGCCCTAGAAACTTCATAGGTGAAATCAACATGCCCAGGAGTGTCTATTAAGTTCAACATATATTCTTGATTATCATTTGCTTTATAGTTAATTCGAACAGCTTGCGCTTTAATGGTAATACCTCTTTCGCGTTCTAAGTCTAGCTTATCTAAAACCTGCGATTCCATCTCTCTACTAGATAGTGTACCAGTACTCTCAATAAGGCGATCCGCTAAAGTTGATTTCCCATGATCAATATGGGCGATAATAGAGAAATTACGAATTTGTTCTTGTTGCATTAAATTTATCCTCTCCTATGTTATAAGACAATATATCATTTCCATTATATATCCTTATATTATATCATTTTTTAACTGTTTTAGCCAATATTTAGCGATTACAGAATTTTATTAGTATAAATTGAAAATCAAGATACTCTTTAAATCCGCTCCGCAAGGAAAATAAAAATTCTACCATTTCATTATGTAGCTCTTTAAGTTCTTCAATACTTAAATAAACACTTTCTGTTATTAATTTATTCACTATATAGCTAGAAAGTTTATATTCCTTAGCAAAATCGTTAAGGTTCATTCCGTTTTCCTGAGCCCTTTTTAAATGAATAATTTTTTTTATTTGAGCCGCTAAAGGCGATATTATAGCTTCAATAGGAAAATTTTCCCTAGCGAGTTCATGCCAAATTCCCAAGACATTATTAGTCTCTTTTTTTTGCAAATACTCTACTAATCTATATACCGAAACTTGCATACTTAGCTGTGATATTTCTAGAAGTTTTTTACGAGTTATTGTTTCTGTCGGATTTGTATACAAGGCAATTTTGTCAAATTCATTATCTAAAATACTCAAAGCTATATTATCTGTATAGTTGCAATATTGCCAAATACTTTCATATGCTTCTTTTGTAAAATTTAACTTTCTTCGTTTTATTTCTTGTGTTAACCAACCCTTTATTTCATAATATCTAGGTTTAATACAGCTAAAGCAAGTAGCTCGCTGTTCCAAATCCTTATATACTTTATTTTTTTGATAGTCTTTAAAATTTTTTAAACCTTTTTCTAAGTTATCGATTATAAAAATAACATAGCAATCTTCCGGAATATCATTTATTATAACTAAAAATTTTTCGAGCAACTCTTCAGAATGTTTTTTAACTGTAAAGATACTACTATCTCTGATAATAAATAATCTTACTTCAGAAAAAAACCCACCTGAATACAAATTTTCTTTAAAGTGTTCTAGGTTTT from Succinispira mobilis DSM 6222 includes:
- a CDS encoding nucleotide exchange factor GrpE, which translates into the protein MQEKNDIKENIANTEISEEIIADSEMNETTTEEQNLSFALDEDNSKVEELQNSIMRLKADFDNYKRRTQEEREQLATFVTADVISKILPVLDSFKRAQDSLPNTVDENIKTGLDMILKQFEQAFTNIGVEKIVTEGKFDPELHEAMMRGDNPDLEEGSIEMVFEEGYRYKNKVVRHSKVKVVG
- the hrcA gene encoding heat-inducible transcriptional repressor HrcA, encoding MLTERKKRILQMIVDYYVATAEPVGSRTIARNFALGISPATIRNEMSDLEALGYLEQPHTSAGRIPSSKGYRLYVDSLGEPDLINENEQILIEQWYKSRLLQMDEIFQLTAKILSRMTNNLSVVTAYQENHIKFNYIKFLPLDSQRAILLLVTEDGVVENSIVKLPEGVAFSDLDSVAQRITTKLAGIPLQDIQQQSIRETYRDIVFDEGLHQGLLDLVKQIHEQRHEGKVYLGGTTQMLKNPEFNSVNRVRELLQIVEERRLLKDILNSSNENFGIQISIGAENKFSGIQDCSVVRATYNINGQFAGTLAVLGPTRMEYAKIIAVMNFLENYLRKILR
- the hemW gene encoding radical SAM family heme chaperone HemW, encoding MIQAIYIHIPFCLKKCFYCDFPSFTYKEEELIEQYVQSLICEINSTKINLEEGATLYFGGGTPSLLSLTQLESIFSALLNNGWSFSEVSLEANPGTVSKDKLRGFKEIGINRLSFGVQSFNNKLLRNIGRIHNREEAIQAILWAQEAGFKNINIDLMNSLPKQSIYDVYEDLLLAIELEPTHVSAYALKIEENTIFYKLAAGDDNFQPNDLIQERMYDLIPRVLENNGFKRYEISNFAKPNYECRHNKVYWHYRNYFAFGLGACSFYGHKRATNTFVLEEYLMLKTNLHNTIREVENITAADYQSEYIFMNLRLVEGLNCITYANKFSEDILVRYAEIIERHLKAGLLFFPEKNILALTERGFKYSNLVFRDFIN
- the lepA gene encoding translation elongation factor 4, with translation MQQEQIRNFSIIAHIDHGKSTLADRLIESTGTLSSREMESQVLDKLDLERERGITIKAQAVRINYKANDNQEYMLNLIDTPGHVDFTYEVSRALAACEGALLVVDATQGIEAQTLANVYLALEHDLEIIPVINKIDLPSADPERVKKEIEEVIGIDASEAILVSAKTGMGTADVLEAIVKRVPPPKGNLQQPLTALVFDSHFDAYKGVILYVRVMDGEIKKGMQIKMMATEKVFEVTEVGVFKPNLVNVEKLSVGQVGFFAASIKNVKDARVGDTVTDNNNPAPQMLPGYKKATSMVFCGLYPVENSEYDSLRDALEKLQLNDASLSFEPETSIALGFGFRCGFLGLLHMDVIKERLEREYNLSLITTAPNVIYNVYRTNGEMEVIDNPSKMPDPTVIDRIEEPYVNATIIVPSEYVGAVMELSQEKRGEYQNMTYVDTARVMLHYLLPLSEIIYDYFDRMKSATRGYASLDYELTGYKPSALAKLDILLNGEPVDALSAIVHRDSAQYRGRQLAEKLRALIPRQMFEIPIQAAIGNKVIARETVKAMRKDVLAKCYGGDISRKRKLLEKQKEGKKRMKQVGSVELPQEAFMAILKMD
- the holA gene encoding DNA polymerase III subunit delta; the encoded protein is MDNIYLLLDKFKTRNDLKNCTILLGDETYYQDKVLKLYKELLFRETLNSNQESNIYHYEKINAENLEHFKENLYSGGFFSEVRLFIIRDSSIFTVKKHSEELLEKFLVIINDIPEDCYVIFIIDNLEKGLKNFKDYQKNKVYKDLEQRATCFSCIKPRYYEIKGWLTQEIKRRKLNFTKEAYESIWQYCNYTDNIALSILDNEFDKIALYTNPTETITRKKLLEISQLSMQVSVYRLVEYLQKKETNNVLGIWHELARENFPIEAIISPLAAQIKKIIHLKRAQENGMNLNDFAKEYKLSSYIVNKLITESVYLSIEELKELHNEMVEFLFSLRSGFKEYLDFQFILIKFCNR